One Triticum dicoccoides isolate Atlit2015 ecotype Zavitan chromosome 4B, WEW_v2.0, whole genome shotgun sequence genomic window carries:
- the LOC119291299 gene encoding box C/D snoRNA protein 1-like encodes MEGEPPAQAPPPRAAAASGSGGGGEKGAPCQECGEQPWKYRCPGCSRLTCSLPGVQAHKRPRTVPVPLAQFDDNQLLSDYNLLEETSMVRESAHRLLGGFGRNFGCGIEERHGAQLPPWLTFLRKAAERRGVRLAVQT; translated from the exons ATGGAGGGGGAGCCGCCGGCGCAGGCCCCGCCCcccagagccgccgccgcctccggctccggcggtggcggggAGAAGGGCGCCCCGTGCCAGGAGTGCGGGGAGCAGCCGTGGAAGTACCGGTGCCCGGGCTGCTCCCGCCTCACCTGCAGCCTCCCCGGCGTGCAGGCCCACAAGCGCCCCCGCACCGTCCCCGTCCCGCTCGCCCAGTTCGACGACAACCAGCTCCTCTCCG ATTACAACTTGCTGGAGGAGACGAGCATGGTCAGGGAGTCGGCCCACAGGCTGCTCGGCGGCTTCGGCCGCAACTTCGGCTGCGGCATCGAGGAACGCCATGGCGCCCAGCTGCCGCCGTGGCTCACCTTCCTCCGCAAGGCCGCGGAGCGCCGGGGTGTCCGGCTGGCCGTCCAAACCTGA
- the LOC119291301 gene encoding MEIOTIC F-BOX protein MOF-like: MDAAGVDRLSDLTDCLLHAILSRLKARQVVQTCVLSSRWRRLWLAVPCLDIDGGEDQEEEDEEERHKKLDDFVDNLLLCRSTCASSPLHTLRVSVASPRPLWRRLHHDRGSSICAAHTRWVSRGLESSPAVLEVRGIKLPSFASGTHRLTKLVLQDVILHKDFEKHLFAWLTLLQDLEIRSSDMSNLSRIESNTLKNLTVEAGTIFNFEVIAPRLASLHLAVQFRGLRAFSVTVQEAPDLVQASLRLLDNPLPAKEYPFVFQQDPTLLPPMLCRFLCSLSNVRSLELSGFRDMAQHISPPPPPGVPWPAEYQFQIMVPGSDKSAPCPILQAILDEEHDRLPMFRNLRTLVLEQCEIGDNIQTLCSFLHNTPALEKLTLKNCECQNVPSSSASNILEMGFMTSSLSLIQIQYDDRDDHEGQGTRQVDNVVTMVEKNMPVTAMIHVTKVRKN, from the exons ATGGATGCCGCCGGCGTCGACCGGCTGAGCGACCTGACGGACTGCCTGCTCCACGCCATCCTCTCCCGCCTGAAGGCCCGGCAGGTCGTGCAAACCTGCGTGCTGTCGTCGAGGTGGCGCCGCCTCTGGCTGGCCGTCCCGTGCCTCGACATCGACGGCGGGGAGGaccaagaggaggaagatgaggaggagcgGCACAAGAAGCTGGACGATTTCGTCGACAACCTCTTGCTTTGCCGTAGCACCTGCGCCTCCTCGCCGCTGCACACCCTTCGGGTGAGCGTCGCCTCGCCGCGGCCTCTGTGGAGGCGGCTCCACCACGACCGCGGTTCTTCCATCTGCGCCGCGCACACCAGATGGGTTAGCCGTGGCCTCGAGAGCTccccggcggtgctcgaagtacgcGGCATCAAGCTGCCTTCGTTCGCCTCAGGCACCCACCGCCTCACCAAGCTGGTCCTTCAGGACGTGATCCTCCACAAGGATTTCGAGAAGCACCTCTTCGCCTGGCTCACACTCCTCCAAGACTTGGAGATCAGAAGCTCGGACATGTCCAATCTCTCAAGGATCGAGTCCAACACGCTCAAGAACCTCACAGTTGAGGCAGGCACCATCTTCAACTTCGAGGTCATAGCCCCTCGGCTCGCCTCGCTGCACCTTGCCGTCCAGTTCCGTGGCCTCCGAGCCTTCTCTGTCACCGTACAGGAGGCGCCTGATCTTGTCCAAGCATCCCTCCGCTTATTGGACAACCCTCTGCCGGCGAAAGAATATCCCTTTGTTTTTCAACAGGACCCAACTTTGTTGCCACCGATGCTATGTAGATTTCTCTGCTCTCTATCCAACGTCAGGAGCTTGGAGCTGTCAGGATTCCGTGATATG GCACAACATATTTCGCCACCTCCTCCACCTGGTGTTCCTTGGCCTGCCGAGTACCAATTTCAAATAATGGTGCCAGGAAGTGATAAATCTGCCCCATGTCCTATATTGCAGGCGATACTTGATGAGGAGCACGATAGATTACCAATGTTCCGCAATCTAAGAACCCTGGTCCTTGAACAATGTGAGATTGGTGACAACATTCAGACGTTGTGTAGTTTCCTGCATAATACGCCTGCCCTCGAGAAACTTACTCTGAAGAACTGTGAG tGCCAAAACGTTCCATCTAGTTCAGCGTCCAACATTTTGGAGATGGGATTTATGACCTCCAGTCTCAGCCTAATACAAATCCAGTACGATGACAGGGATGATCATGAAGGCCAAGGTACTCGACAAGTTGACAATGTTGTGACCATGGTGGAGAAGAACATGCCAGTGACTGCAATGATCCATGTGACCAAAGTCAGGAAAAATTAG